Within the Kwoniella dejecticola CBS 10117 chromosome 5, complete sequence genome, the region CGCCTCTGCAGCTGCAAGCGACGACAAGCCGGCTGCCGCTGAGGAATCCAAAGACGTTGATCAACTTGCTGCTGATCTCAAGGCACAAGCTATTACCGAGAAGTCTGAGGCTGCcgcaggagaagagaagaaagaggagaccACTGCTTAATACCATCAGCCTTCAATACCTTGAGCTGGAGTAGCTGAGATTGTTCATGAGTAGCAAAGGGAGGTCGGTTTCAGGTTGAGTCAGGTCTTTTCTTCTCATAATCATTAATACGTGTgtcatgattgatgaatgaaaATGAGTATGAAATGAATATATGGGATGCCAATTGGAACGATGTGATGTGACTACGATTACGATCTGTAACAGTGAAGGCTGGGCCCTTCTGCATTGATCGAATGTCGTACTATAACGATCGTTGATTTGGAACGACTGATCGCAAATCTGGAATATGACGAGATCTAGCAATGAAATGTGTTGCTCTTGCATATAACATATACATAATGTCGTACTATACTTGAACTTTGTGTCAATGTACCTTAATCCAAGTCTGAATTTctcccatctccacctccgCTCGTTGACCATCTGCAACCCACATCCTGCTACACTATACTTCGAACCGATCATTGTTGAGGCGGGACTTGCAATAACAGATTTCCTTCAGCAGCCGGTACGTAGCTTACGTTCTTACTTTGAGAAAGAGTTGAGGCTGCAACGTGTTTGGGCTCAGAGATCAGCATGTATATTCGGGTAGGAATGTAATGGTGAAACTGGCATCAAagacaagggaagaaggggaaaagcGGACAGAGACTCACCGATCTCTCGACTagcttcgatcttcctgaatTGCACGAAAGCGTCTCCGGCCTTGTTGATAGCTTTCGAAATCGTATTGGCGGCTTCGGCTTCACCCTCGGCTCTGATGACTGCTGCTTGTCTCTCTTGCTCCGCCTTTTCAACTACGAACTTGGCCCTTTCTGCATCTTGTTGGGCGATTTGCTTTTGCTCGACGGCCGTGGTGAACTCTTTACCGAACCTAAGGAGATTCAAGGACTATATCAGCTTATGCACCATACAGATCTTCCCGTTGTCGTGTTGTGGGAACAATGAATTGAAGTCGACAAACTCACGTCATATGTGTCTACGATCAAAGTAAAGTGAGGGTGTTGTCAGCATGATTCGATAACACGATACAAGAATGAGATGATAAAAAACTCACAATCGATACATCCTCCAATTGGATGTTGAACTCCTTGGCTCGGTTCAATAGATCATCTCTGATTCTAGCTGAGACGATCTCTCGGTTGGTGATCAGCTCAGAAGCTACAAATGCACGCATGTCAACATCAGTGCATACCCATGCCGTGTCCATCTTTCATGTCCGGAGCATCTGAGTATATCGCATGAGAATGGCTTCGGGTGAATGGAGGCTCACCATCGAATTGAGCTACAGTAGCTTTCAACACTTCGTTACCGATCGATGGCAATACACGTTCATCGTAGCTATTGGATCAAATGCAAACCATCAACATGTGTCCAATTTGACAATTTGTAGATGCAACTTACTCAAGACCCAAATTCTGGTAGATCTTCGGTAAATGGTTGATATCGGGTCGGGACATGACTCTTAAAGTCAAAGAGACCATTTGCATATCTGCGGAATTCAAAGCGCATAGAATTTAGCGACGACCTCCTGTGATATTACGTGAGGTTGAGTGAATCGACGTACCCTTCGATCCGGTGGTAGTTGAGATATTCCTCGGCTTGATTCTCACGTCGTACAAGATAGCCTTTTGTAACCATGGTACCAAGAAATGCGTACCTTCTCCCGAAGCCTACATTTCCAgaatcagtcagctcaccttgaatggAGATACTTCTATGGTAGCCAGATATGTCGAAAGGAGATTGCAACTCGACTTACATCTGGTCGAACTCCCTTGAATCGATCGAATAACACAGCCCTATAACCACCCGGCACATCGTACAGCGAAGACTGAACAACCGTGGCTCCGATCGCAATAGGCACTAAATGGTAAGAAGTCAGCCACTGCTCCTACCATGATGCCTGCTGATTGTCTTGGGGCTATTGCGAATCAAGGTGGCCTTTACAATCGACCTAAAAGAGATTAGGATAGTGGATGAATCGCGGGACTCGGGCATACCTATCAATCGAGAGATGTTCTGAGCGAAAGCCATCTTGATTCGAACGTCAGAGGAAAGGACTGCAGCGGATGAGAGTCAAGTGAGGACGAGGTTCGATTGTAATTGGTCAAGCTTGTCGATATATTACCTGGATCCAAACCTCTAGTGTAGGGGAAGCCTACGAAATCGCCCGTCGACGGCAACTAATCATCCATAAtcccatctgatcaagcagatcgGAAGGTGGAGTATCAGAGATCTCCGTGAAGGTTGGAAATGCCTTACGTAAAGTGGACCGAAGTTTCAGCGAAACTGCTTACGTATGAGTGCGTGCAGCTACGCAGATCACCTGACTTCACGAAAACAATGAGCGGGTCTAATGTTCCGCTCTAGTGACTTCACCCCCTACGCCAATCAATATATGACGGTGTTGGTATATTGTCAACAAATCACTCGAAAAATTTAGGATCAGTCGTGAAAGGGATACTCCACACCCTGGGCCAGCCTACAAACGCAGCTTGCACTGAGATCTGGGACGCGAGAGGGTAAAAATGCCGGCGGCTCGTACAGGTGATTCTCCAGCTCtagatgagattgatcagagtgcagaagaagatggtcttTCGAAAAGAGCTGTACGTCTTATCCAATCAATCTGACACACCTCTCAATTATCAGCCTGGACAGCACAAGAACACAATTTAGACTGACGCATCATGATGGACAGTGTACCGAATGCAGTCGATTGAAACGAAAAGTGAGCGGCCCAGCCACGACTCGGGGACAGCGCGGACTGTCGACATTCTTGCTGATTCGAAGCAGTGCGACCGAACGGTACCTTGTGGGCTATGTATCAAGCTTGGTAAACAGTGTACTCAACCCGTCAGAAGACGACGTACGAAGGAGTAAGTCGGAGCACCCACCGCCGCTCAACTCTCTTTCAACAAGTTACCCATTCTGCACTCCTCTCTTGAAGGCTGAGTTGACTTGCTCTTTGCCTCATTCGGCAACAGATAcgttgatgagctggagaatcGACTAAACGAATTACAAAGACTTTCAAACgagagatcatcgatgataccTGAAATACCTCGAAGCATGGGTCCAGGCTCCAATCAGAGCCATGGCGCCATGATAGGGATAAGTCCGACGGGCAGACCTTCGCCCGGTGGCAGTAGTCGTTCTTATATTCACGAATCCAACGAACGGTCTCGCGATGCGGAGCTAGAATTGGATAATTTcatctcgccttcttcagccgATCTATCAATCACTTCAAATACAGATTCTTCCTTCAACTTACCTCCAACGTTATCGTACGACTTCgatccttcctcctcgtcctccgcgGCAGCATTGGCATCTACGACGTTGGCCAacaccgcctcttcctcttcatctcgctTACCCTCAATGCCTGCTCTGCGTTCCTCTTTCAGTACAGGTCCAGGTATCTCCAATCCACACTCGCACACTAGTACCAATACTCATGCGTTCAATGCCCTGTCGAGCAAGAGTACCCTGGTGCATGACTACAATACGCCGTCTTCGAGTCGCAGTCATATGACCTTCGCTCCTCCACCCTCGCACGCGTCAAGCAGTCGCTCGAATCCACCCACGAGCGAAGTATTGGAGAGACAACCTACAACTGCAAGAGGTTACGAGTGGAACGAGCGTCACCCGCGTCGCAAAGGTATTGCAGGATACGCTTCTCTGTCCATCAAGCCGGATGGTCAAGGTTATCTAGGTGGGTTTTTCTCATTGATCGTAACAGTTTGATCCGGCAGCTAATAGCAATTGGTATGGCAGGTTTTGCGTCTGGTTCGACACTTTTAAGAATATTGCAAATCTGTGCTGGATCGATACCATTGAGTAAAATCGATGCAGAAACTTCACCTGACCATACAGCGGAAATACCAAGACCAGATTGGAGCCCTACCATAACAGAGATCGATAGCTACCTCAACGCCTATTTCGAATTTTATCATCCACAATATCCAGTCTTTCACGAGCCGACATTTCGCGCACAGTGGAACGAGTTGATACCTCAACCGAAACAAATCGAGTAAGCTATTTCGCTCTGCTGTGTCTCCTCTAGTCACCTCCAAGCCCTTCCACGCTTGGCTATGCTGATCTCCATTTACAGGTGGGACTTCCTGTGTAATATCGTGTTGTCTATAGGTGCCTTCTGCTCCTATCGGCCAATGTACGTCGTCGACCATTTTCTGGAATTGGCTATCTCTGGAATATCCGCAGAACACCTCGAATCGGGCAGTTTGACGCTTGTCCAAGCGTATTGCCTGTTGAGTAATCTGAGTGAAAAGAGGAACAAACCGAACTCGAACTCGGTATATATGGGAATAGCATTCCGTCAAGCGATAGGTCTAGGCCTGCATCGGGAATTACCATTTTGGAATATCAGCCCCTTCGAAAGAGAGATAAGGTGAGTAGAGGACTACTTATCACGAAGTTCTTACGAccctcaagctgatgagtcgATTGAATCAGACGTAGATTGTGGTGCGCTTGTGTCGCTTTCGATTGCGGGGCATCGATCACTTTCGGAAGACCGATAGTCAGTTGCTCTTTTCTATTGGCGCTGTTCAGCAATCGGGAGACCAGCTGATTGTGCATTGTATGAATAGCTACAACCCTCTTATCCTGCTGAATCGGATGTGAGACAGCCTCACAACGTTCATGATAAGGTATGTCACGCGGTCTTCAAATTCCTTATCACTTGCTCTCCACGTCGAAGGCTGAATTCTCGATCGTGTCTTCATATTTGTGCCTCAGTCATTCACGCCGACAGCTAAGGAAGCTCCCATCGAAATCAACGAACCGACCATATATTCCTCGATCATACTACACGCCCGATTCCAGCAAGAGACCAACCTCATCTACGCCAAGATCCAATCAACATCGCCTGCTCCTACAGCTCTCGAGTTTCTCGAGatggatcatcagctggaaGAATGGTCAAAGACGATTCCCGAATATCTCCGTCCCAGCCTATCGTCGAATTACCCCCATTGGTTGAGATTCGGCCAACATAAGATGTTTTGGCGATACTGCAATTTCCGTATAATCCTGCATCGACGAATGTTCCTTGAAAGAGCATTGAGAGGTTTACCATTGTGGCAAGACGAGATCCCGATATCGACGAACACGGGAACGGGCACGGTAGAAGGTATGcttgaagctgagatggaCTGTTGTAAGCGGTGTCAAAATAATGCAGCGGAAACAATCACTTCGATCAGTGATTTCTTTCAGGCTAAACCGGGCAAGGAGAACAGATTGGAAGATTGGTATGGTCTGTGAGTCTTTTCGAATGCTTTGTTGACAGCATGATGGCTCCCGAGCATGTGCTCGTATGGTTGATCGTGTATTTCTCACTTTGCTGACTTTGGGAAATGTCTCATTATCGATATGTTGACGCTACTAGGCACTTCTTGTTCCAAGCATCATTCATACCTCTTATAGCTCTGCATACGGACCGATTCTCGACGAGAAGACCAATATGGGAATCCCAAGTACAACAAGCGCGATCGATCTTGGATTCCCTGAAAGACGATCCCATGGCTGAACGGTGTTTACAAATCATAAACCTCCTCCAACCTACCGTCGCACAGCAGAACCAACCGCTCGAGACTGATTTGTTTGCCGAAGCGAATAACTGGCTGGATGATATATTCCAGAGTAATCCGCAGTTGGGTACGGAGTTCTCTTCTACTACGGGATCAGGCGGTGATTGGGCACAGAATTTGTAAGTTCCCTCCTAATCAGATTCAACTGAGTCTTTCGACATCGTGCATGGTCGCTTCGGCCGGTGTcttcagattcagattcaaaGGCGTCAGTCAGTTCGCTCATCACTAATGTCCTTGTGATGTTTGCAGGATGCCGTTCGCCGATTTGGGTACGCTGAGTAGTATATGGCCTGGAAGTAATGCTTTTGACAGTAATAGCGGATTTTAGAGACTAAAGACCGAAGACCGGAGTGCAAGGGAAGTAGGCGGAACGAAGTCCAATGGCTGCTTGATCTTTAGGTATGTATGACATACTGTATCTGTGTAATACATAGTCGTACAAAGGTGTAGAGTATGTATCACCTTCTATTTCGTTTCTGCTGAATTGTTGGCATCCTGGCGTCTCTGAGCGCAGACACGGACGGCGCTTTTAGACTTCAGAATGAAATGGGCAGGAGTGCGAAACGCGGTCAGAATGAGATAATGTCCATTGCATCATGCTTCCTCGGTATATACTACTTTACGTCGTTTGGACAATatatatcaacaacaaccccCTGCGTGCCCATCCGACATCATTGATCAATAGATTAGTAAAAATCACCACCACTGCCCGATGCCCAATCTAGCTCCGTTTCTTAAATGGCAAACCGCCCTTCCCAAAATCCGAAATCTCACAGCCAAAGATATAATGTCATATCAGAACACCGTGCTTTCCATCCATTCGTTCGCACACGATCTGATCTACAGATCCTGGATCTGCACCTTGATTGCTCCCTGTGCAGGATCTGCCGCTACGTGGAAAGCGTCCACAGCCTTATTCAACGGGAATCTATGCGTAACTAGAGGTTTCAGATCTATCAGGCCACCCTCGACCAGTCGGATAGCTTTAGGGTACTGGTTCGCGTATCTGTATTGGTATTGCAGGTCGATCTCGTTGGCTGAACAATATCCGAAGGGGTATTTCTGTTCGGAGGGTCCGACACCGATCACGAAGACTTTACCGCCGAATACAACGGACTAAACATAAAGTCGCAACTCAACCTGTCAGCGCAGCCCTACACAATACTGATAAATTCACGATTCTGCGGGAGATGTGCTTGGAGATGggaatgagtgagtgatgagtaTCGAGTCAAGAGGGACTCACGTAGATAGCAGCAGTGATGGAACTTTCGAAACCCGTACATTCCAAGGCGAACTTGATGTTGGTCCctgagatcttcttgatttcgCTAGCTGTTTCTTGGGGAGACCAGCCTCGTTCGATCTTACATGTCCTCACTGCCGGGATGAGCTTCTTGGCGAAGTCCAGACGGGATTCCTGGAGATCTGTAATAACGATCGGGTGACAGCCTGATGCTCTTGCAGCTAGGAGAGTGACTAATCCAATAGGTCCAGCACCGCTATTCACCAACATAGCAAATTAGATAGATATCATTAGCCGAGTAACCCTTCTTTATCGAAGACACGATACCGCCCAGTCCAGTTGACTTGGATGTTTTGATACAAAAAGCTCAACTCACCAGATCACGACGGGATCTCCTAATCTGACATTGGCCCTTTCCAATCCAGCCAAAGCTACTGCTAATGGCTCACATAgagatccttcttcgtacGAAAGACTGTCGGGGAGCTTGTGTACCCATGCAGCTGGGTGCGCGTGGAATCGAGTGAGAGTACCGTGGTATGGCGGtgtagagaagaagacgacttGGGGACCTGTTGCGAGTGTCCAAATCAACTCCATCAGAAATGTTGTTCTTGTCTCCTTCCCAATAGTGGGGAAGTCAAAGAATAGGAAGAGGGATCAGAGGCTGAATGAATAAATCGATGCTCACAAGCATTGTATCGGCCCGTTCTACACATATCGCAATTCGCTTGACCACACGGTACCCCACATTCAATCGCAACTCTGTCTCCGACTTTCCACTGGGTCACATTCTCTCCTAGTTCAATGATCTCTCCTGCTGATTCGTGTCCTGATCCACAAGTCGATTCCACTATCATAGTAGGACCAATTTGACCATGTTTCCAGAAATGCACGTCGGAACTATCATAAAATGTTTTTCCGTCGTCAGTGCCGCATTCTCGATGTCAAAGCTGGATGCGCGGAAAAGCTTCTACTTACCCGCAAATACCAGTAGCTCTGACCCTGATGACCACCTCACCCTCCCTCGCCTTCGGGATAGGTttgttgatcatcttgatattATGTTTCTCGTCGTAAGCGCACGCGATATTGCTTTTCCCATTTGTcaattcatcatcgccatcctgAAGGACCTTGTATTCTGGAGCTTTGAGCACTCGTTCTGGGTCATACTTGACCTCGTATTGGGATTTCAAGGGGGGTAGGGGTGCTGATTCGACAGCGGTAGCGGCTGTACCGTTTACTTTAGGTGCGCAGGACTGACACATCGTGTGAGGTGATTACTTGCTTGCTTATTTGTTACTTTGTCTGGTTGGGCTGAGGTGAAAAATACTCAGTGAAAAAATATGTAGACTAATGGCTGATTCCTTATATATTTACATGTCGGAAGCTTTCTCCATCATGCTTGCAACCCTCTTGGACTGTACCATGTTACCATGAGGAAACAATGATGTAGCTGCATGCACCACAGTGCTACTATAGTGCGGGGTAAAATCACCTGAACAAAATAACAAGAAGAGCGGTAAGTTTGAACCGCTCCCGATAAAGTAGAACCGATCGGCACATAGATTCCGGAAACACCGGCTTACCGAGATTATGTGCACGAGAAGCGACATCTCGCCTATAGCCTATTTTGTCATGGGTTCATCCCTACGCGGAATGGCTTGATCGCATGAGATGAGCCGCAGAAGCAGACCTCAGCTTGAGAGTTTGTCCCGAGGAGGAGACGTGTTCGATCCACTGCTGAACAGTAGCGACTTCGACACTGTCACGCCAAGTTTTACCCGACTTTTGAGGCGACAACCTACCGGATGTCTGCTTCGACGTGGGGAAGGTACAATTAGGATTTTCAGGAACATGCGGTCATATATCTGATTTATATGGTAAACATGCGCACAAGTACCCGTGCAAGCAACATACTAGCAGGCATGATGGTAGATATAGATGTTGCATaatcctcatcctctctaTCTACTCCACGTGATTGTCCCGTAGTAAGACGTACTAATACGTTGTGAACCCTGTCCATAGTGTATGATAGTCAGTATATACCCTTCCACTATGCAGTGGGACAGAGGATTCAGAGCAAAATGGAAAGAAAAAAGGGAAGAGGGACACACCTCCGTCAATGATAAGATCATGCCCAGTCATGAATGTCGAACTCTCTTGCGAACACATCAGAACCACCATCTGACCTATCTCGGACGCTTCCGCGAACCTGTCCACAGGGGTATCTCTCATCCATACTTTGGGCCAAGTAGCACCTTCTCCAGGAGGTGGGTCCTTGATCATGTCTGTAGCTACGTATCCCGGAGAGATGGAATTTATCGTCACGCCGTATTTAGCCCATTCTCCCGCCAGACTCTGTAAATTTGAACACCAAGACGAATGTCAGTAAGACTGACCATTTTGTCATTTGATATGAGTGTGCAGAAAGAGGCAGGGGACATGATACACACCTTACAAGCCATAGTCAATCCTGCCTTCGAGACGTTATAAGCCATCTGTCTCTGAGGTCTCATATTTACAACACCCGAAATACTGGATACCACTAAGATCCTCTTGTTCAAGTTGGCTTTCCCGGTGGGTTTCCCAGGATCCGCTTCTGTTTTAACGGCTGCGCCCATGCCCAACCAGTGTCTAACAAATCCTCTACATAAGGTGATCGGCGCGTAAAGATTGGTCTTCATGATCCAGTCAAGTTCAGCTAAAGCAATACAATCAATAGATGAACACACACCCAAATCAGCGCCTTTTCTGTTTTCCCATCGAGGATGATAGTCATGAGTAGGTTAAGGGGGACCACTTACAATCGCTCATATCGACCGTTTCTCGCCATAGACTAACACCAGCGTTCGGCACGACAACGTCGACTTCTCCCACCTCTTTACTGGCCAGCTCTATCACCTCATTGACTCTAGCTGTATCTTCTCCAGGACAATAGTATACATGTATAGGCACGCCATGTTCGtctgagatcttcttcacgaCATCTTTGGGGTCTTTAGAAGTGTATGTTACGATCACCGTTGCTCCAGCTGCAATTGATGGgaccatcagcatcagatGCGTGACATTGGGGATGACTCGAAGGCGTGGTGCTCAGAGGTACGGACACTCACCTTTGGCAAACGCAGCGGTGATGGCCAGAcctatacctcttcctccaccaGTGATGAACACTATCTTTCCTGTATAATCGATAGAGACGGGCATTTCTGCGATATTTCCTTTCGTTTTTGCTATATCTAAATCACTCGAGATATTGGTGCCTATGTGATATCGCTCTCTTGACTATTTGAATGGATCACAGGATATGAGAGGAGATGCTTTaacagcaacatcaacaccagCTCATCAATACTTGAATACTTTCCATGTTATCGGGATATCTTTCGGTCCACTCGTTCCGCAGAAGCGGATGATTGTGTCCGCCTATGCATTAACCGGTCCGAATCAGCCTGAAGGGCTGAAGCGAGGCATACAATTGTTGACATCTTCACGGGTGGAATTTTTGAGACGTTAGGCTAGATATGCATCTGACGACTCACTAGTCATGCACATCAACCCAACTCACACTGATCGGCTTCAACATCCGTTCTCgcagtgcagtgcagtgcagtACGATGCCAAATGTTCAGGTGTATTTCAATTCCGTCAGTCCCGCCTTGCTTGCTCCCCCAGTTGAGCTTAGGACGCGTCTCCTTTATTGAACTTGACACGCCCATCGCCCATGCTTGGAGTCTTGGAGTCTCGGCACTTCCCAGCTCAACATGATGTCAAGGTCGTTTCTGACCATTGGTCTCAACATCGATTCCGTGGATGATAGCTTTCCATCAGCGAGGTATTGATGGAGCGAATGATTTTAtccacacccacacccacacccacacccacacccacacccacgCCCACGCCCACActcacacccacacccacacccacgCCCACGCCCACACGTACGATGATCATCAGAAATCCGAGGCGTATACGACAGCACGAGCGCAACTTGATTCCTTGAATCCCTCGTTGAGCAGATGTTTGACTGTACTGGCCAACATCGATCCCGGATGTTCCGGATCACCATCTTTGGCGGAACAGCAATCACGGGACctgcatcagcttcagcgaaCGCTAAGAACCAGCATGGAGACTTGGAGGAGGTACAGAACACAAGCTGATTCTGTGCTGCTGCTCACTGCACTTTTCGAGTCGGGCGATGCGTTGGACGCAGCGATTCTAGCCCAAGCTCAGGCCAGTGAAGAATTCCAACGTGATTACGAAGGATGAGAGAATCTACCATCTGTTTCATGGTTCATCTCTCAGTGAATAGAACCGTATTGCCATCTTGATACAGCACTATGCGTTTCTACAGGAGCAAGTTATAGATACATTACATTTCCCGCATAGCTCCATGAGATTATAGATATTGATACGGAATGACACTTCGTGTATGTATTTTGCAAAGAATATTTGGTAAAAGCACTCCCACTCCTTCTCACGAGGACTGCAGCCTTCGCAAAGATCCTGCCCAAGTTCAGGACCACAGTGCTTGGCGATGACAATAATTGTTTTGCGTTTTGCGGGAGTCCTTCCGCTCTTAGACCTTCATCTAGCCAACTACGCTTGAAGATTCGGCGCATCCCAGTAAAGTAGCTGTCGAAGAGCCCTACAAAGCATTTCCATTACCATGGGTGGATTCAGGGAGACAGGTGACGAGACTTACGGGGTAGTACCAGAATGACACAGCGATGATCAAGTacagcatcatcaataccAATCCTTCCATCCAGCTACATAGCGCAATCAAGTCAGCTGCCAACTTATCTCGGATCCGTAGTCTTGGACAGTAGTGGTAGCTCACTTGGACCGTCCATCAGCCAAAGTTTGATTGACGATCAAAACGGATAAGAACAGGACGATAGATTCATATGCTAGAttcaaatcagtcagctgatatccATGCGGCAAGATGTAGTCGGTTGGAAGGTCACTGACGATCGAACAGAAGACTGCGACAACACAAGtaatcagcttctttgcaCATACGAGTGTCGGTGGAACGAGACAGGTTGCGCTCACGTCATGGGTTTTCCGATTGTCCAAGCTAATAATTGGATAACTGGGATAACGAAAAGAGCAATTTGGATGGATGACCCGACCTGCGAATGAGAACCATTTCAGAGATCAGCAATCAGGGTGCCTTGTGCCTCAATGGGACTATGCAGTGCACTTACAGCTACGGAGATCGATAGGTCAAGCTTGTCTTTTACGGACACTGATACAGCAGTGAAGTGTTCCGCAGCATTACCGACGATAGGAAGCAAGATCAGACCGACCCATTCGGCCGACAACGAAGGATGAGATTCAACGAGACCGTTGATCGAATCAACCAGGAATTCAGCAGTCACTCCGACAAGAACAGTGATTATCACCATCAGACCCTGCAATGCAAGTTCTGATTAGCGTACAGCGTGCGAATTGATTTGGTTTTTTTGGGAGAATGTCGAGCAGCTTACGATAGTACAGACAACGTTCATCTGCGGGgtttcttcatcatcttcctctgcttcttcctcggcaTGTCGTTGAACAGTCGTGTTCTCAGGCGCGATCGTAGCGGGACCATGAGCGGCGGGGATTGTCCCTGCAGCAGGAGTGACCCCATTGCTTGATGCAGCTGTCGATTCGGACGTGGTGGTAGctgcctcttcatctgtcTTCTTGTGTCGGTGGAAATTTTTGAATCGAAGTTTTTCAGATACGTTGGTTATCGCTTCTGGATAAGCTGTTGAGCCGGTCACTTCGTCATCTACGTAGTAGGCCTAATCAAACACCGATAAGTCAGCCGACAATGTTGAACACGCGGAAATGgtcaggcgaagaagactcACGGCATGGGTGTACATTTGGAAGAACAGGTAACCCAAGTATAAGATCAAGAGTAGGATTGCTACACCATGAGACATGGATAGCAAATCGGCGCCTTCGCCTTGAGCGAGTTGATCGGCGTCGGTGTTGGATgtacttgagctgattgagaaGTGGAAAGCGGAAGGGATGAGTACAGCTATGACTGCAATGAGAAGCAACGAGGCGTTCAATTGAGCAGCTGTGGACTTGATGGCTTGTTCTTGGAATTTGACTCCTCCAGCGAAGAAACACCTGAATGAAGATTTGGATTGTTCAGCACTCGATG harbors:
- a CDS encoding calcium/proton exchanger, producing MSETPRPSEPRRVSFPPDTTIDPLPSLPQTRSSTLNHPGANTDSQDTNGLTASPPSSPTLQSHLPAGNGDRDRERSSTPNGMGARRRTAKNVTLDQHADVPRRQTNESTRSSRRNPSLDPNASLVRRVTTVLFTPPKKVGKAPTYMGSLRAAITSTWLNVLLIFIPIGWALYLAKHNGGKDNISDTVVFIMTFISIIPLAGLLGFATEEAALRLGQTLGGLLNATLGNAVELIVAILALIKCELQVVQSSLVGSILSNILLVLGMCFFAGGVKFQEQAIKSTAAQLNASLLLIAVIAVLIPSAFHFSISSSTSNTDADQLAQGEGADLLSMSHGVAILLLILYLGYLFFQMYTHAAYYVDDEVTGSTAYPEAITNVSEKLRFKNFHRHKKTDEEAATTTSESTAASSNGVTPAAGTIPAAHGPATIAPENTTVQRHAEEEAEEDDEETPQMNVVCTIGLMVIITVLVGVTAEFLVDSINGLVESHPSLSAEWVGLILLPIVGNAAEHFTAVSVSVKDKLDLSISVAVGSSIQIALFVIPVIQLLAWTIGKPMTLLFDPYESIVLFLSVLIVNQTLADGRSNWMEGLVLMMLYLIIAVSFWYYPGSSTATLLGCAESSSVVG